In the genome of Arachis hypogaea cultivar Tifrunner chromosome 9, arahy.Tifrunner.gnm2.J5K5, whole genome shotgun sequence, the window GACCATTCTTGGCAACAAACTGGGAAGTTTTATCAACGATGGTTCTAATATCAGGAGGGGGGTGTATAATTCCTATAGTTCTAGTATGGGTAGCAACCGTTGCAGGCGGCGGAGCAGGAGCTGAATTCGACTTGTTCTCCTCCTCCCTATCGTCCTGAGGGAGCTGAGACTCAGGTAGAGGACCGAGATTTCCATCAGAAGGAGGAGCAGGGAGAGGCAGTATCGGCAATGAACCTAACATGATGTGAAAACCCCTAGAAAGCTCAAATATTTTCTATGCGAATTcacacaaaaccaaaatcaaaagGAAGCACCAAAGCAGCCCTGCAAATGAGAAACAGATTTTTAACCTAGCGAAAGCTAAAGGAAATGAAAGCCGCAAAACTAACAAGAACAACACACGCGTGCCTAGGGTTCATTTCGATGTATTTGAAAcctattaaaaaaaaacatgattCTGTAGGAagcagaaagtaaataagctaatAAAGAAAAGTGAATTCAGGAGAGTAATTAGATAAGTGGGTGAGCACGAAGTGGAACCTAGAAGGAAGAAAACGAGGGAAGAGCTTACACTGAAGGGGCTGGGATCTTGTAGAGCTATtccgagagagagaaagagagagagagaaaagggatgCCCTTTTCTATGCATAGATCGATGATCTATCTCTCATTTCTGGCTGGGTCGGTGTATCCGCTGCTCTTTCTAGTGCTTTAAGGCCCAACCTCTGTTAATttcgtttttttattatttttattttcttcccaaaacataaaataattcactttatattttcattatataattaatcaaattcaataataactaatttaataattttttccaGTCATGCTACATAAACGTAAGATTCTACATAACAACGTAAAATAACGATAATATTACAATGTATATATCATTTTCTTAAAAagaatgaattttatgtttctagTAGTCCAGAATTGAGATATTTGGAGGAATACAAAACATACAAGATGATGAAAATGGAAGCTGGATGAATATCCTCCTATTCATTGAATGTATTGGAGCATCAACAACAAACATTAGAGGCCCCTCAAACAATACATATATTCCCTTCCCCACCCTCCAACTCTCGTGTTTGCTATGGACACTCActaggaaaaacaaaaaaaaaaacaaaagaaaaagaaaaaatcctGCTATCACAGCAGTTCCTCCCCCAACTTCCAACATCCAAATCAAACTCTGGTGACCAAAGAATGTGTTCTCAATAAATGGCAACTTCTACCGGTCCATGAATAGCGGTTTCCTAAAATGTTTCTATTACCGGGTCCATCAATTGCATACATTGGTCTGCAAGTTCCAGTCATCCAGAAGGCCAGAAATCGAAGCCTCGAGCTTCTTGGCCTGAGGACCCGGCTTCAGTATATTGACGTCGCCCCACTGGGAGCATGGATCTGACCACCAGCTCCTCTGCCCAGAACACCACGCCCCTGGCACGACTTGTTTGCGACCGCGGTGAAGGATCTTTTCATCGATCATGTCCAGCACCGGGTTATCAACTGCGAACTGCCTTGCAAATGCAGCTCCACTATCTACCATCCGATTATAATCGGACGTATTAAGGTAGTGTGGTTCCATCTTTGGAGGATTGTCCCAGATCATGAATCTTAGGTCCCCATTTACAGTTGTGTTCTTAAACTCTGGTGCATTGCAAATAACTGAATGGAAGTAGCCTTCTTGAGATAACTTCACATTTGTGAAATACATCAGCAGTACTCGAGGTAAATTATCCCAACCAAAAATGCAAAATTCGAGGAAAGATCGGCTCAAAATTACCCAAGATGAACCTGCAAGGAAAGGAAAGCAGTCAACAACAAACATAAGCAAATCTCATAGGCATAGATAGTGTTACACAGACAGCATGAGAGGAAAGAATTGCCTGTGTAGAGTTTGAACGCATCAGGGGTTGACCGTTTCTCGGTAGCCTGAAAAATTTGACTTCTCCTTGCTAAATATAGCCCTGGGTCAACTACTATAGGATGGAATCTATCACCTCTGCACAAGCAAACAAATAAATGATCTAAGACCAATTGAATAAGTGCCACAAAGTACAGGCTAGCAGAGAAAGTTAACAGTAATTGTCATACATTTTCCATCCAAGGTTGCTAGTGTGATCAATGAAATTCAGGTCTCTCCTAACAGAAGAGAAAACATGAGAAAGATCTGGAAAAATAAACAAGCACGGATCAGTAACATAGAAACAAGAGTTGAGAATATGAAAGATCCACAGAAGTTAAAACAGGAAAAAGTATGTAGGGTTCTTGTCACCTATAACAAAATAAAGTGAAAATACTGTAAATGTTATTGGATTTTAAAAGCAAGATGTCTATGATTGAAGGCCACACTGATGAACCCTAAAATGGAGGACTTATTGAGCCTTCAAAAGCCAACCATGTAGTTACAAACCAGCTTTTTCAGCGTACCTcatatttcaaaatataaaatattgctTAGTTGCATTCTTTACTGCCGTCTTATTAACAAGATGGTCCAATATCAAAGGATGTACGTCAATGATCGGCACTATGCAATAGCATGTGCATGCAAAGAGAAACagtgcccccccccccccccccccttctttcctcttcttttttccttttgggCACCATAATCACAAAGAAAATGTTTGATAT includes:
- the LOC112711988 gene encoding beta-glucuronosyltransferase GlcAT14A; protein product: MGAERKWLFTLFSAVFLTFMVLIMSSFSSFSSPKAFPSLVQHGSPYPPSFAYFISGGHQDKDRILRLMLAVYHPRNRYLLHLGRDAGDDERLALVSAVMAVPAIRAFGNVDVVGNADWITYLGSSNVALTLRAAAIMLKLDSGWNWFITLSARDYPLITQDDLSHVFSSVRRDLNFIDHTSNLGWKIGDRFHPIVVDPGLYLARRSQIFQATEKRSTPDAFKLYTGSSWVILSRSFLEFCIFGWDNLPRVLLMYFTNVKLSQEGYFHSVICNAPEFKNTTVNGDLRFMIWDNPPKMEPHYLNTSDYNRMVDSGAAFARQFAVDNPVLDMIDEKILHRGRKQVVPGAWCSGQRSWWSDPCSQWGDVNILKPGPQAKKLEASISGLLDDWNLQTNVCN